Within the Hermetia illucens chromosome 6, iHerIll2.2.curated.20191125, whole genome shotgun sequence genome, the region GAAGTTGTATAAGCTTCGGGCGTTAATAACTTAACAAATATCATTAATGAAAGTAGCAGATGAAAAGTAAAtactattttcaatttttcctctACTATCCATGCACATACATACATTACATACCCACGGACTTCATTGAACAAATTTGCACGTCTTTCATGTCTACACCTTTCCATACATATATCtatgaatatttaaattaagCGCCACGATTATCTTAAATCAACGTAGAGTTACGACTATGACGTATGTATGCTTCTACATATGTGTACACATATATATTATAAGATATGATTGCTTTATCTTGAATCTTTGTTGACCGTGTTCAATAGAAGGGTGTTAGCACTTCTATTAAACAATTATTATTCTTGCAATGTCTTACTGTTTCTTTGTATGTAATTTATTGATCCGCTACTGAGCTGTAGAGTATGTCCGCTCACTCTATTATTACTTGCCTTGAAGTTGGGCGATTGGAGATTACCTTAGAGGAGCTTATTTTAATTATGAGATATGGAGCCGCTTTTGTAATCCTATGATTCAAAAAATTACCTAGAAAAGCATTTCAATAATGCGTTAGGACCATGGGACCAacaaggtctgcaaataccctgcttaagaagtttttcgaattctttccgtgaAACTACAGCAACAGCTTCTGCCGTGCCCTGACGCGTCTGAatcgaccaggtagttgcgccgACTCATGGGGTCGTAAATTGTGAGGCAACGCGttgctgcatttcgggtagcagttGCCAGGACTCTCGGCAAATCTGAtttatttggtgagaaattgcaggggccGGTACACTTTGTAGTCTTTTCAGTGAACCTACGATGGTACCGGCATGCCCCGGAACTTGCCGAAGGTGGCGACAACCTAGTaaccgatcgcccatttcgggaggCATATCTTTACTTTGATCTAGTTCTACTCCCAGAACACAAAGCACAGACGGCCTCTGGTAACTTAGAGACGGTGGCTGTTAATGGTGCCAacatctgctgcagctgagccacctgACCTAAGTTGTCGTTGGACATCTCTTCGTGCAGCTTGAACTCTATTTCCACTCCCTCAATTCCGAAACTATATATGTGTGAGACTCCCTTTttaccgtgtccggatagctcagtggttagagcactaggctgtcatacggaaggtcgcggttcaaatctcactggtggcagtggaatttgcatcgtgatttgacgtcggataccagtcgactcagctgtgaatgagtacctgagtcaaatcagggtaataatctcgggcgagcgcaatgctgaccacattgcctcctagtgtactgttacggtcttgaatgaagtgctctaacacacttcaaggccctcatccaatatggattgttgcgccaacgattattattattattattatttttaccgTAGTTTTCTGTATaggctaatttttttttttactttctctAACTTCTTAAAACAGTCAGGGTTTTCCTCCAATCCAAAGCGATACAAAAATTTCTTATAACCGCCgtatcccgtaaggaactgtgtcaggtgataATTAAATTGCCAGTGCCTTCTcaacacgggatcagtgtatggttTCGACAACTTTTTTCGGAACTTTCTCACCGTTGTAATTTTTCGGCCTGTCGTCCGTCCCTGAACCCGAGAAGCTTCTCCGAAAGGTAATTCTCGATTAACCAAGTGACTAGGGATACCCAGTTTAGCCAAAGCAACTTTAATCACAGTTGGCCGAAAGGGATTTTTGACATCTTAGCATCAGCAGCGTCTAGGAACTATCAACGTGTATTGCATCCTGAGCAAAGTCCCACCGTTGCTACCGCATCCATCGCAGAACAAACTCGCGGAAATCTAGGGCGATAGGCCCTGATAGACAACCCGGAAGCTGGATGAacgggagcaatctattgtataTCACCGTCTCCCACATCTTCCCCATAGAGTTTAAAATACTGGTAGGATGATATGAAGAAGGCACGCCAGGTGGTCTCTACGGCATCGGAAGCAAAACTAACTTCTATCTCTTCCACTGGGTGGAAAATACTCCTTTTATAATGGGTGATTCAAATATGCTCGTGAACCACTCGGGGGTAGTCTTAGCAGCCAACTTAAGAGTTTTGTATGGAATTCTATCCAATTTCGGAGCATACTTATCTCCAGAACGTCTATAGATCAGATGCAGTTCCTCCTCAGTATCCTTAGGGACCGAGAAGACAGCCTGTTCGGCTGATAAGTGAGCGAAAGGGTTGCAATTACTTTCAACAGGAGCCACAGGCACGCCACTTCCGGTTATTTTTATCCAGGAATCTTGCTCGTTATAACCCTGTAGGCAGCGTAAGTTCGTATAAGCATCGAAGAGAAGCTGCCTGTAGCCAACCCGTTTGCTGTCCATATAGCTTTTTTGAGGTTACTTCTTACATGTCGGCCCTCCTCCATCTCCCGATGTTCTGCCTTCTATCTTGCTTGCAGACACGATAATCCCAACGTTGAGATTTCCTAGTTCCATCAGCAATTCGATTTTCTGTTTCGAAACAAGAGCTGTTGCGGCATTCTAGCATCGCATTCCTCCGTTATACACTGGCATAGTTAACCCATCATTTCCACCACCGTTCCCTTCGAGCCGCAACCTCTTTCTAAGGACggatgtctcttcctcgaaattCCCGAAGGCACTATCTGGTTTTTTTACTACCAGTACGCCTTCGGTTATCGCTTCCTTATTTTCCATTGATGAAAAAGATGGCGTGGTGGTCATTGTGGGTGCAGTtctcactcacccgccagatcATCCTTCCCATCGACGAAGCACTGAGGTATGCCAGATCGACGATCGTACCTAGTCCTGTACCTCGGAAGGTCGGCATACATCCAACGTGGGCTAATACGATATCTAGCTCCGCAAAGTTTTCGATGCAGATATGGTACCTGGTGTTTGTCACCCGGCTCCCCACTCTAAAGGGAATGCTTTGAAGTCGCCGGCAAGTATTTTAGGGCTAGTGCCCAACACAAAACTGTTAAATCTTTCCTCACATTGTGTTATTGTTCCACTAGGGGGACTTAGCAACTGTAGACATGGACGCcattgatttttgattttacaAGATCGGCTCCAGAGAATGCTATTGTCTCTCGTAAGACTTGTTTTCCGTCTGCCCATATCACGGTGTTATCAACCATATCCCTCACTCAGGTAACGCTACCATAACTGTGATATGGTAAACAAATTACCGTCATCGCTACACTCGacttttgaataataataatcgttagcgcaacaatccatgttggaccagggccttgtgttagagcacttctttcaagaccgtaacggtacactaggaggcaatgtggtcaagcattgcgctctcccgagattattaccctgatttgactcaggtactcattcacagctgagtcgactggcatccgacgtcaaatcacaatacaaatcccactgccaccagtgagatttgaaccgcgaccttccgtacgacagccttgcgctctaaccactcagctatccggacaccttttGAATGGTTTGTGAAAGTAGGTTCTCGACTATCTCGCAGTGGtagaggttgatttgtatacaACTTAGAGATAGTTCCCGGAGTCGCATATGAGCCAGTCTACTATAGTCAATTTAACCGCTGCTTCCACTGGTAACCTCATAATAGCAGTCTGCGTACCTTCGTATGTTTTCGTGACCCTTTTTACGGTGCGCTATCCGGCACCGTTAAGATTGAATTGCTCCTGCCACGCAACACAGATATCTTCCCGCGAAACGACCTAGTCTAAGTCATTCTAGTCGCTAATCACCtcctatttttttgttttagacCTAAGTTTCCTCTTCTAACAGCTTCTCCACTTTCCCGCATCGGATCTCCACTTTATGGTCATCTGATGCGGCTCACTCTATCGCCCGACTTCGTAAGTTGCAGACCCGTTTTTACCTTCGATGGATATCTGCATATCCCcatttttggaaataattattatttctggGCAGAGGTTCTTTCTgtcttttttccttttgttgatAACCTGTGTCCATTCCTCGTGCTGCTGAGTGTTTGTTTCTTCTACTATTGCAGGCACTGAGGTTGCATTCGAGAAACCACCTACTTCCGCATCTATTGTCCCCTGCTGAACTTGCTTCAGTGAAGAGCCCTTTTTCTTGTTCGCAGCTTACTGAGAATCCGAAGGCTCACTGCAATCTTCATTACTTCTTTTGCTTGCTCTCTCGCCTGGTTCATCCTGAGGAACTGTCACCTGGGCTACCCTATCTTCTGTAGCATTAGATACGAAAGTAGCGAAAGTAGCACGTTTCTCACTATTGAGGCTCTACGGCCGCTGGCCGCCGATACCCATAAACCAtctctaacaatttttttttttttctttacaggTGACTTTGGGCGATACCaaggtttccaatttttcttacaTGTCCTCTCAGCACTGACCGCTGGTCTACACATGTTATCACTAGTCACGGTGGCAGCAGTACCTAATCATAGATGCTTCATTGAAGGGGTCGACACCAACGAATCGTATGCTCCATGGAATTCATCAGCAATCCTGGCAGCTATTCCGTCAGAAAACGGTGTCCTTGACTCCTGTTCAATGTACGATATTGACAACTCAACAGTGCCTTGCAGTTCATACGTGTACGACAATACTTACTACAAATCATCGAGGACAATGGAGTGGAACTTTGTATGTGATAGGCGATGGATGGGATCCATTGCACAGACAATTTACATGCTTGGAGTATTCACTGGAGCTGTGACGCTGGGCGGACTGGCTGACAAAATTGGAAGGAAGGCGGTGTTTTGTTGGTCTGGATTGCTTCAGCTAATCTTAGGAGTAGGGGTAGCATTCGTGCCGGAGtacttttcctttttggttGTTCGATTCCTATACGGAATTTTTGGTAGCGCTGGAAGTTACATCACAGGATTTGTATTGACCATGGAACTCGTGGGGCCGAGTAAACGAACGGTTTGCGGAGTGTCTTTCCAAGCATTCTTCGCCATGGGAATTATGTTAGTTGCAGCATGGGGTGCCTTAATCCCCGACCGAATGCTTCTACAAGTGGTTTACGGGCTGCACAGTGTCGTGTTACTTGCTCATTGGTGGATTATGGATGAGTCGCCAAGGTGGCTGTGGATGCAGGGACGGGCTTCAGAGGCTGTGGATATCGTAGCTAAAGGGCTAAGAATCAATGGATCAGGGATCCCCATAGATAAGGAATATTACATCTCGAAATCCAAAATCAGAGTTGCAGTTGAAGAACCTTCGAGTGCAGGGTTAACCGATCTGTTCAAAACGCCAAACATGAGAATGAAGACGCTAAACGTATGCCTTTGCTGGTTCTCAAATTCGTTAACGTATTATGGCCTCTCATTGAGCTCCGGCAAATTGTATGGAAATCCTTTCTTGATCCTATTCATTATGGGTCTAGTCGAATTCCCAAGTTATGCGGCGGTTATTCTTTTGCTAGATCGATTGGGAAGACGTTCGATTACAAGCACGCTCATGTTagcgggaggaatttgttgcATAGCAGCAGCTTATATTCAACAAGGAAGCACTACTGCCACCACCATCGTCATGTTAGGGAAGCTCTTCATTGCTGGATCTTTCGCTGCTATTTACAACTATTCAGCCGAACTATTTCCAACTGTTGTTCGAAACTCTGCCATGGGATTGGGTTCAATGTGTGCTCGTCTGGCCGGGGCTCTTACGCCACTCATTACACTACTTGACTCCTTTGATCCCAAGGTGCCTGCCGTAACATTCGGACTGCTTTCCTTAGTGTCTGGATACTGGGTGATGTTCCTGCCGGAAACTATGAATCAAATGATGCCGGAAAGTATTGAAGATGGCGAGCAATTTGGAAAGGGAGATACTTGGTTTAAAGCGTGCCTTAAACGAAAGAAATCACGTGATACCGACGATTACAATCCTGAGCAAATGGTGCCTTTACAAACGATCGATAAAAAAGACGGTTTTTGATGTTATTCGGAGGAGGAACCCCAATTTTAGTAGAATTGAACTAATTCGAAATTTCAAAAACGCAGATATTGATATTTTATTGACGCTAAGGAAAATAGTTCTAAAATAATGATCATTGTAATTTTGTAAGTTCTTACGTAATGAATTATATTTGTTACAATtgaaagaaatatatttttatagatattgataagaatattttttttataatttcaaaaatagaattTCGTACGTTACGACGAACAAATGTTCAACTTCAACATCAAGAGCTCTTGATTGTTACTTTCAGATCACCTCATAATTGTGAAGTGCTACGTACCAACCGACATTTGCAGAGGAAACGAATGCTTTCTATAGGCAACTGCTCGCAGTTCACAAGAGGCTATCTAAATATgagattgtgatcgtgatgactgatctgaatgtcaaaatGGACTCTTTCATAAGACATGGCCTTGGCGACGGTAACAGTCATGATAAAAGTTATGTGGACTTCTTCAACTTTTGCCGCCTCGTCATAGGCATTATCATGCATTGTTCGAGCGCAGGGGCTATCGCAAGGTCAATGGGGGTTTGACTGACTGGCTacgaacatctaatcagattGACCATATAGCAATCAGCAGTCGATttgggagttgtcttctgaGTGCGTGTGACATAAGAGGTGCTGACGGCCTCGAAGGGGACTAAtatctgatggtcgtttacctTCGCTTGCATGTCGCTGCCGCGTCTGTGTTCAGGACCAAATTCATATGGCTTCGCGATGCGGCTATCATTCGGCAGTGGCAAAACTTAATTGCTCCGAAAGCTTCAAACAACCCACtcaagaatattgatgagcattcgAGCGCAATTTAAAGTTCCTTTGTCTCTGatgaatgatgatgaagttgTCAGCCGCGTGCCAAAAGATGTTACACGAGCCTGGTGGCTGAAAATGACGGTGGGCGCGATGAGCTGCAGCTCCATTACCGTAAAAATGTAAGAAAACTGGAGCGTAGTGTGCGACGtgtcttccacttccacaattattgccgacatttagagcagttccacctgccagcgcaactgaagtccagGATCGAATGAAATCGTTGAAAGCAACGGGACCTGGCAACATCGCATCtgcactctggaaagcgaagatctgggacctaacactgtggctcagtgaattctttaatcaggcTATTCAGGAAGGTAAAATACTTTCTGGTTGGCAAGAAAGTTCCACAGTTCTAATATAGAactagtcggaataccggaaatgtGGGAATATActgttgttaactttatttgtgcagatatcggaaccggatgtattttgaggcctagacttcgtagaaatgcactactgtgatttttttcagatttttcggttggctatgttctgagaacgagacctttcatttgataccccacatgaccacattatatgaaaaaaaaaatgttgcacccttgaTTCACATGTATGTGGAGTcccccctcaaacttaacacaaaatggcgccacttgctgcatgtaaaaaagaacaacagaccacacgcttttatcaattttcgtgacaatcggtccagccgtttccgaataaatgagtgtgacagacagacagagaatgcagccaaagcgtgcaatagggaccccaaatgcttattgtgcgacggaagtgagggacgggattaccggcatattgccggaagtgtcaAATGtgcagaatttaggaaggcgctgacttcaatgaaaaaatgaggtttatttaaataagcctcaatcattgtagggtcgctcaagatttactcgagcagactcCTACGAATCCAAGGTGGAAATTGCcgtcattagcgaaccctatagaaaccgtcacggtggcgtatgggttacagattcgactggtggagcggtgatATGGGTGTTGACacgccatacaatgtactgggagtcagacatacagcggctttgtgtgggcgaaaataaacgggatttattatatgtgtacagctattACGCCCCACCAATTCTCACACTGtcagaattcgaggaaatgcttgacagtcagccctgcactggcacgtggtatgtcctggtgagTCAGagggactacacccacagcaatcACCAGTCAGTTGGAGTCACCAGGCAGAAGACTATCATGCACGAAATCGAGAAAGATATCAGGCTGGTTTGCTAAAACTGTGAATGAGcaaaccttcatagaggtgtggttagatcagcctaataaagcaggcgcctctaggGAATGCGCTGTCCATGTGggccaatgcatcgccaaggcatgtgacgcgttcaTGCCTAGCAGGAGTTTATTTCCCaatagaagacccaactactggtggaatactcaactggccagccttcgatcagcctgtcaccgagccagaagagcgattCAGAGGGCGATAGGCAGAATCGAACAAGGGTAAAAAAAGCGCGCCTATTAGGATGGcggcaaaaccctcaagctcgccatccaacgtagcaagaggaaatgctttaaggagctctgttcggaagcggacgtagacccgtggggaagcgcctatagaatcgcgatagggcgattcagaggtcgatcatctccgcagatcacgtacccttcactcttgttaaaaattatccagaggTTGCCCTAGTAAGagaagggcatagacagcttccagcgacctctgaaccagtgacgagctgctggacatCTGCGCTAGGATAAAAGATAACATAGTTCCGGGTTTGGATGGagtgccgaatagggcccttaagcttgccatgaaatccagaccggccaggttcgctgagttgttcgaagcgtgcatgtccgaggggatacttcctgcatcatggaagcaaCAGAAGTTAGTTCTGCtgtctaaggctggtaaacctccaactgagccaacctcctacagacctgtttatcttttggacactgtgggcaaaatgctagagcgagtaattataatagattactcccggttgttgataGCCAAGGgggcctctcagatcgacagtatgggttccgtaaagccagatcaaccattgattccATCAAAATGGcttactggcttggctgaagatgcaatccacgtaAAggacagtactagcaaatattgcgtggtggtgaccctggatgttgGTATTGCATTCAgttcggtcaattgaaacctaatacgggaatctctggcaaaaattggtattcccgcttttcttgcagctattgtcaacagctatttacaagaacggaggctttgataCGATACTGATGACGGGCCCCAGGAATacattgtctctgcgggtgtcgtACAGGGCTAcgcactgggcccactgctgtggaacatcatgtacaacgatgtagttaatcttccccttccagaggaagccacggtggtgggttacgccgacgatatagcgctggttgtggtcgcaaagcacctcgaagatgcttcatgcgaagcgatcagtgctgttaagagttggctagagagttctgatctgacacttgcggaggaaaaaacggaagcgatactcatcaccaagcgccgtagaAAAAATGttacccgtattcaaattgggaatcatatcatcatcacttgggagtgatgatagacgggaagcttagttataagcaacatgtgcagtatgtttaacacagcatccactgcgagtgtggccctggcaaggatgatgcggaACGTGGTAGGGCCACGACATGCTTCCAGGTTACTTATAActggggtagtgagttcgatcctgctctatgcagctacAGTTTGGGGAatggcattgcaggttacaattaacgctaacaaactgagttcagtccacagaa harbors:
- the LOC119659281 gene encoding organic cation transporter protein; translated protein: MAIDHHLEELMEKLGDFGRYQGFQFFLHVLSALTAGLHMLSLVTVAAVPNHRCFIEGVDTNESYAPWNSSAILAAIPSENGVLDSCSMYDIDNSTVPCSSYVYDNTYYKSSRTMEWNFVCDRRWMGSIAQTIYMLGVFTGAVTLGGLADKIGRKAVFCWSGLLQLILGVGVAFVPEYFSFLVVRFLYGIFGSAGSYITGFVLTMELVGPSKRTVCGVSFQAFFAMGIMLVAAWGALIPDRMLLQVVYGLHSVVLLAHWWIMDESPRWLWMQGRASEAVDIVAKGLRINGSGIPIDKEYYISKSKIRVAVEEPSSAGLTDLFKTPNMRMKTLNVCLCWFSNSLTYYGLSLSSGKLYGNPFLILFIMGLVEFPSYAAVILLLDRLGRRSITSTLMLAGGICCIAAAYIQQGSTTATTIVMLGKLFIAGSFAAIYNYSAELFPTVVRNSAMGLGSMCARLAGALTPLITLLDSFDPKVPAVTFGLLSLVSGYWVMFLPETMNQMMPESIEDGEQFGKGDTWFKACLKRKKSRDTDDYNPEQMVPLQTIDKKDGF